From one Cyanobacterium stanieri PCC 7202 genomic stretch:
- a CDS encoding tRNA pseudouridine synthase A (PFAM: tRNA pseudouridine synthase~TIGRFAM: pseudouridylate synthase I~COGs: COG0101 Pseudouridylate synthase~InterPro IPR020097:IPR001406~KEGG: cyc:PCC7424_3729 tRNA pseudouridine synthase A~PFAM: Pseudouridine synthase I, TruA, alpha/beta domain~PRIAM: tRNA-pseudouridine synthase I~SPTR: tRNA pseudouridine synthase A;~TIGRFAM: tRNA pseudouridine synthase A): MTPSNLDVKRIALVVQYIGTNFHGWQRQPHHHSVQEEIETAIALTVGYPVTIHGAGRTDSGVHGAAQVAHFDIASSIPPERWAKVLNTRLGDDVFIRASAEVSRDWHACFSALARRYRYTIYTGKIPNLFLKPFTWHYYHHPLDAEIMAEALQPLLGTHDFSAFRRAGSPRPHSFLEVQDVSCHRIEDLIHIEIQASGFLYGMVRLLVGLLVEVGSRVRSPLEFKEIWENQRRDLVKYSAPAKGLCFLRVHYPEFPIPESVWYNSQPIFTFS, translated from the coding sequence ATGACTCCTTCTAACCTTGATGTGAAAAGAATTGCTTTAGTAGTTCAGTACATCGGTACTAATTTCCATGGTTGGCAGAGACAGCCTCATCATCATAGCGTACAGGAAGAGATTGAAACGGCGATCGCCCTTACGGTAGGTTATCCAGTAACCATTCATGGGGCAGGAAGAACCGACAGTGGAGTCCATGGAGCAGCCCAAGTTGCCCATTTTGATATTGCCTCTAGCATTCCCCCCGAACGTTGGGCAAAGGTGTTAAATACTCGCCTAGGGGATGATGTGTTTATCAGAGCATCCGCAGAAGTTAGCCGAGACTGGCACGCTTGTTTTTCCGCCTTAGCTCGTCGTTATCGTTATACTATATATACTGGGAAAATTCCCAATTTATTCTTAAAACCCTTTACTTGGCATTACTATCATCACCCTTTAGATGCGGAAATCATGGCAGAGGCTTTACAACCTTTGTTAGGGACTCATGATTTTAGTGCTTTTCGCCGTGCAGGTTCCCCCCGTCCCCATTCTTTTTTAGAAGTTCAAGATGTATCCTGCCACAGAATCGAAGACTTGATTCATATTGAAATTCAAGCCAGTGGTTTTTTGTATGGTATGGTGCGCTTGTTGGTGGGATTGTTGGTGGAGGTCGGATCTAGAGTGCGATCGCCCTTAGAGTTTAAAGAAATATGGGAAAATCAACGTCGAGATCTGGTCAAATACTCAGCACCTGCCAAGGGACTATGCTTTTTAAGAGTTCATTATCCAGAGTTTCCCATCCCCGAATCGGTGTGGTATAACAGTCAACCTATTTTTACTTTTAGTTAA
- a CDS encoding LSU ribosomal protein L13P (PFAM: Ribosomal protein L13~TIGRFAM: ribosomal protein L13, bacterial type~COGs: COG0102 Ribosomal protein L13~InterPro IPR005822:IPR005823~KEGG: cyh:Cyan8802_0222 ribosomal protein L13~PFAM: ribosomal protein L13~SPTR: 50S ribosomal protein L13;~TIGRFAM: ribosomal protein L13), with translation MNKTTVPKIEDIDKKWFVVDAENQRLGRLATEIANVLRGKNKPNFTPHLDTGDFVIVVNAEKIVVTGNKSSQKLYRRHSGRPGGMKTETFEKLQNRIPERIIEVAVKGMLPKNSLGRSLFTKLKVYTGPNHPHQAQQPEVLNIQTIPAGGK, from the coding sequence ATGAATAAAACAACAGTACCCAAAATAGAAGACATCGATAAAAAATGGTTCGTTGTCGATGCCGAAAATCAACGCCTAGGACGTTTAGCCACCGAAATCGCTAACGTCTTGAGAGGTAAAAACAAACCCAACTTTACCCCCCACCTAGATACAGGAGACTTCGTTATCGTTGTTAACGCCGAGAAAATCGTAGTAACTGGTAACAAAAGCTCCCAAAAATTATACCGTCGCCATTCTGGGCGCCCTGGCGGTATGAAAACCGAAACCTTTGAAAAATTACAAAACCGCATTCCTGAAAGAATTATCGAAGTTGCAGTTAAAGGAATGCTCCCTAAAAACAGTTTAGGACGTAGTTTATTTACTAAACTCAAAGTTTACACCGGGCCTAACCATCCCCATCAAGCACAACAACCCGAAGTTTTAAATATTCAAACCATTCCCGCAGGAGGTAAATAA
- a CDS encoding LSU ribosomal protein L17P (PFAM: Ribosomal protein L17~TIGRFAM: ribosomal protein L17~COGs: COG0203 Ribosomal protein L17~InterPro IPR000456~KEGG: tel:tlr0106 50S ribosomal protein L17~PFAM: ribosomal protein L17~SPTR: 50S ribosomal protein L17;~TIGRFAM: ribosomal protein L17) — translation MRHRRKVPQLGLPADQRKALLRALTTQLLREGEIVTTKARAKAVRSTADKMITLAKDGSLAARRKALGFIYDKDLVNDIFAKAAERYGNRNGGYTRLIRTKNRRGDNAEMAILQLV, via the coding sequence ATGAGACATCGTCGTAAGGTGCCCCAGTTGGGCTTGCCTGCTGATCAAAGAAAGGCTCTTTTAAGGGCTTTGACTACTCAGTTATTAAGAGAAGGGGAAATCGTGACCACCAAAGCCCGTGCTAAGGCGGTTCGTTCCACTGCCGATAAGATGATTACTTTGGCTAAGGATGGCTCTTTGGCTGCCCGTAGAAAGGCTTTAGGTTTTATCTATGACAAGGATTTAGTCAATGATATTTTTGCTAAGGCGGCAGAACGTTATGGCAACCGTAATGGTGGTTATACCCGTTTAATCCGTACCAAAAACCGTCGTGGGGATAATGCTGAAATGGCTATCCTTCAGCTAGTATAG
- a CDS encoding LSU ribosomal protein L31P (PFAM: Ribosomal protein L31~TIGRFAM: ribosomal protein L31~COGs: COG0254 Ribosomal protein L31~InterPro IPR002150~KEGG: syp:SYNPCC7002_A1037 ribosomal protein L31~PFAM: ribosomal protein L31~SPTR: 50S ribosomal protein L31;~TIGRFAM: ribosomal protein L31), which produces MPKSGIHPEWYPDAKVICNGEVVMHVGSTKPEINVEVWSGNHPFYTGTQKIIDAEGRVDRFLRKYGMLSGNQPKENKTEENK; this is translated from the coding sequence ATGCCTAAATCAGGAATTCACCCCGAATGGTATCCCGATGCCAAAGTAATTTGTAATGGTGAGGTAGTTATGCACGTTGGTTCTACCAAGCCCGAAATTAATGTGGAGGTTTGGTCTGGAAACCATCCTTTTTATACTGGAACTCAAAAAATTATTGACGCAGAAGGACGTGTGGATCGTTTCTTACGTAAATACGGTATGCTCTCTGGTAATCAACCCAAAGAGAATAAAACCGAAGAAAATAAATAG
- a CDS encoding SSU ribosomal protein S9P (PFAM: Ribosomal protein S9/S16~COGs: COG0103 Ribosomal protein S9~InterPro IPR020574:IPR000754~KEGG: cyp:PCC8801_0224 30S ribosomal protein S9~PFAM: ribosomal protein S9~SPTR: 30S ribosomal protein S9) — translation MSDKVVYLGTGRRKASIARVRLVPGSGAVTVNGKDAVDYFQQIQGYIQAVKAPLETLGLESEYDILVKAHGGGLTGQSDAVKLGVARALCQLDPENRQPLKTEGYLTRDPRAKERKKYGLRKARKAPQFSKR, via the coding sequence ATGTCAGATAAAGTAGTTTACTTAGGAACAGGTCGCCGTAAGGCTTCTATCGCCCGTGTACGCCTTGTACCTGGCTCTGGTGCTGTTACTGTTAATGGTAAGGATGCCGTAGATTATTTCCAACAAATCCAAGGTTATATCCAAGCCGTAAAAGCACCCCTCGAAACCCTAGGTTTAGAAAGTGAATATGACATCTTAGTAAAAGCCCATGGTGGTGGTTTAACTGGTCAATCTGATGCGGTTAAATTAGGAGTGGCCAGAGCTTTATGTCAGCTCGATCCTGAAAACCGTCAACCCCTCAAAACCGAAGGTTACTTAACCCGTGATCCCCGTGCCAAAGAGCGTAAGAAATACGGTTTACGTAAAGCTCGTAAAGCACCTCAATTCTCTAAACGTTAA
- a CDS encoding polysaccharide export protein (PFAM: Polysaccharide biosynthesis/export protein; SLBB domain~COGs: COG1596 Periplasmic protein involved in polysaccharide export~InterPro IPR003715:IPR019554~KEGG: cyt:cce_4188 hypothetical protein~PFAM: polysaccharide export protein; Soluble ligand binding domain~SPTR: Putative uncharacterized protein), with product MTNKFHPLKIILLPYLVVILMPQGIAWSQNSSSSENQTPLQPLLPTLQTDEPSNFPSVPRGYEPRPFEERNAQHLNDYRLDFGDSINVSVARFPEFNFSGTLDAQGNVVVPILGRISLRGLTTEEVENKISFELANRYLREPPQVLAVLAGQRPFNLTVIGEVTRPGYYTVSDGIPMSSLLTLAGGTTDKADIRSILIRRRLADETIVEEKLDLYRPLIEGTSEPRIRLQPGDTVIVSSLEVGQDQDYDRFFISRTNVPQPLIRVRVVAPTGAAGATLRNINIPNGSTFLDAVALLPEFIPLVTNNEVTLMRFDPELGEVVSQSINVRQTLQGGDMAQNVPLREDDVIVVSRTLLGRILGGIRVITQPIRDIFGFTNFIQDTIDGRLFDRRNNNFRF from the coding sequence ATGACTAATAAGTTTCATCCCCTCAAAATAATCTTATTGCCCTATCTAGTCGTGATTCTTATGCCCCAGGGAATTGCTTGGTCACAGAATAGCTCATCATCAGAAAATCAAACTCCCCTACAACCCCTACTGCCCACCCTACAAACCGATGAACCATCAAACTTTCCCTCCGTGCCTAGGGGTTATGAACCAAGACCATTTGAAGAAAGAAACGCTCAACATCTTAATGATTATCGTCTTGACTTTGGAGACAGCATAAACGTTTCCGTGGCAAGATTTCCCGAGTTTAACTTTTCAGGCACCTTAGATGCCCAAGGAAACGTGGTCGTCCCCATTCTTGGACGTATTTCCCTCCGAGGCTTAACCACCGAAGAAGTAGAAAACAAAATTAGTTTTGAATTAGCAAATCGTTATCTACGAGAACCACCCCAAGTATTAGCAGTATTAGCAGGACAAAGACCATTCAATTTAACCGTTATCGGAGAAGTAACCAGACCGGGTTATTATACCGTCAGTGATGGTATACCCATGAGTTCCCTGTTAACCCTAGCAGGAGGCACCACCGATAAAGCAGATATTCGCTCTATTTTAATTCGTCGTCGTCTTGCCGATGAAACCATTGTCGAAGAAAAACTAGACCTATATCGACCCCTAATAGAAGGTACATCAGAGCCAAGAATTCGCCTCCAACCCGGAGACACAGTGATCGTTTCCTCCCTCGAAGTAGGACAAGATCAAGACTATGATCGCTTTTTCATCTCCCGTACTAACGTACCTCAACCCCTGATTAGAGTAAGGGTTGTCGCCCCCACGGGAGCAGCAGGGGCGACCCTAAGAAATATCAACATTCCCAATGGCAGTACCTTCCTTGATGCGGTGGCACTATTACCAGAATTTATACCCCTTGTTACTAATAATGAAGTAACCCTAATGCGATTTGACCCCGAATTAGGAGAAGTGGTTAGTCAATCGATTAATGTCCGTCAAACCCTGCAAGGGGGAGATATGGCTCAAAATGTTCCCCTACGGGAAGATGATGTTATTGTGGTTAGTCGTACCCTCTTAGGTCGTATTTTGGGCGGTATTAGAGTTATCACCCAACCCATCAGAGACATTTTCGGTTTTACCAATTTTATTCAAGATACAATTGATGGTCGACTTTTTGACCGTCGTAATAATAATTTTCGCTTTTAA
- a CDS encoding hypothetical protein (KEGG: mar:MAE_26750 hypothetical protein~SPTR: Similar to tr|Q2JKU9|Q2JKU9_SYNJB Hypothetical protein) — MTKLLKKAFQQAQRLSSDIQDEIAEQLIIDIENELQWQETLSNPDANFDAIIEMAEMAIIEDKEGKTENCSSK, encoded by the coding sequence ATGACAAAACTACTAAAAAAAGCATTCCAACAAGCTCAACGATTATCTTCGGATATTCAAGATGAAATCGCAGAACAATTAATCATTGATATAGAGAATGAACTTCAATGGCAAGAGACTTTATCAAATCCTGATGCAAATTTCGATGCGATTATAGAAATGGCAGAAATGGCAATAATAGAAGATAAAGAAGGAAAAACAGAAAATTGTAGTAGTAAATAA
- a CDS encoding lipopolysaccharide biosynthesis protein (PFAM: CobQ/CobB/MinD/ParA nucleotide binding domain~COGs: COG0489 ATPase involved in chromosome partitioning~KEGG: cyp:PCC8801_2514 lipopolysaccharide biosynthesis protein~SPTR: Lipopolysaccharide biosynthesis protein), translating to MAPPIVTRFLISLNEHKWLGTIIFVVITGGSFLFTLAPEPEPPQDQILAFGRLSFTRPGSTFTVAGEQLTTEGRATRIQDLMSEQVIETIANRLDYNLRQTERVVADLILGLPEEDLNQARRGNTVPLITFRYDGGRTPEESRRVLQVFMEEVVNESYRINTIRLQNRIGDLERRLDNVRGDLREAEQNYYTYISNEGALLLSVQDGSLFGGITSSEQQKRQLDVLLSGIDGEIRTLQEQLQLTPEEAYVSSALSADPIIANLRALILQNDLELERLQRDLRDDHPTMVELRQQKALNERLLEERGREVIGTDRVFQPLTRNVRDASNLDQTRAQLAARLINLQGQRNAVAEQLNAVEAVENTLRQEYEQFPERQTQQTSLIQQVQAQRVLYETIFAALIDARSAEVEADSSFTIVQPAFLVREPSPPVAPGTNPIIIVGIGMVIGFASAMGVIFLFATLDERLHTPRELRDFFGERDVPLLAELPMVQNPEPFRKSMPIIFEPDSPFARFYERLRSNIRRLGGENAKVILISSVIADEGRTVTAYNLAIASANAGKRTLLVELDLRDKNPGSRKYFQLQPDPALSSNPVSYYDFQGVSNGDLSSLIQRVPEIPNFSVVPSPGFQQQAPAILESSEIKSFLRYARAQYDFVVIDTPSLSSCNDALLLEPFVDGIVLVTHPGKSLRNLLGTTIDDFIEEELPLVGGVINNVNFEGSLLETEDDESSIFMGDDGDDTSSIFQSSVNSQEDDFSDQSFN from the coding sequence ATGGCACCCCCTATTGTTACTCGTTTTTTAATTTCTCTTAATGAACATAAATGGTTAGGTACTATTATTTTTGTTGTAATTACAGGAGGTTCTTTTCTTTTTACCCTTGCCCCAGAGCCAGAACCACCGCAAGATCAAATATTGGCATTTGGTCGTCTATCTTTTACCCGTCCAGGCAGCACTTTTACTGTTGCAGGAGAGCAACTAACCACAGAAGGTAGGGCAACAAGAATTCAAGATCTCATGTCCGAACAAGTAATTGAAACCATTGCCAATCGTCTTGACTATAACCTCAGACAAACAGAAAGAGTAGTGGCAGATTTAATTTTGGGATTGCCGGAAGAAGATCTCAACCAAGCCAGAAGAGGGAATACTGTTCCCCTAATCACTTTTCGATATGATGGAGGAAGAACACCCGAAGAGTCGAGAAGGGTTTTGCAGGTGTTTATGGAGGAGGTTGTCAATGAAAGCTATCGCATTAATACAATTAGGCTACAGAATAGGATCGGTGATTTAGAAAGACGACTCGATAATGTTCGAGGGGATCTTAGGGAAGCAGAACAAAATTACTATACTTATATTTCTAACGAAGGGGCTTTATTACTTTCTGTTCAAGATGGTAGTTTATTTGGAGGAATTACCAGTTCAGAACAACAAAAACGGCAATTAGACGTGTTATTGTCGGGGATTGATGGGGAAATCAGAACATTACAAGAACAGTTACAGTTAACTCCCGAAGAGGCTTATGTTTCTTCTGCATTAAGTGCAGACCCCATTATTGCCAATTTAAGGGCTTTAATTCTTCAAAATGATTTGGAATTGGAGCGATTACAACGTGACTTAAGGGACGATCATCCCACCATGGTGGAGTTAAGACAACAAAAAGCTCTCAACGAAAGGCTATTGGAAGAAAGAGGCAGAGAAGTTATTGGCACAGATAGGGTATTTCAGCCTTTGACTCGTAATGTGCGAGATGCGAGTAATTTAGACCAAACTAGAGCACAGTTAGCCGCCCGATTAATTAATTTACAAGGACAAAGAAATGCAGTAGCAGAACAGTTAAACGCTGTGGAAGCGGTGGAAAATACCCTGCGCCAAGAGTATGAGCAATTTCCCGAAAGGCAGACTCAACAAACATCTTTAATTCAGCAAGTTCAAGCTCAAAGGGTACTTTATGAAACAATTTTTGCGGCTTTAATTGATGCACGTTCGGCGGAAGTGGAAGCTGATAGTAGTTTTACCATTGTCCAACCTGCTTTTTTGGTACGTGAACCCAGTCCTCCTGTGGCTCCCGGCACCAATCCTATTATTATTGTGGGTATTGGGATGGTGATTGGTTTTGCTTCTGCTATGGGGGTAATTTTTCTCTTTGCTACTTTGGATGAGAGATTACATACTCCCAGAGAGTTACGGGATTTCTTTGGGGAGAGAGATGTTCCTCTGTTGGCAGAGTTGCCCATGGTACAGAATCCTGAGCCTTTCCGTAAGTCCATGCCCATTATATTTGAACCTGATTCTCCTTTTGCAAGATTTTATGAGCGTCTTCGTAGTAATATTCGTCGTTTGGGGGGCGAAAATGCAAAGGTTATCTTAATTTCTAGTGTGATTGCTGATGAAGGGCGTACGGTTACGGCTTATAATTTGGCGATCGCCTCGGCTAATGCAGGAAAACGTACTTTGTTGGTAGAGTTGGATCTACGGGACAAAAATCCGGGTTCTCGCAAGTATTTCCAATTACAACCAGATCCTGCCCTCAGTAGTAATCCTGTTAGTTACTATGATTTTCAGGGAGTTAGTAATGGAGATTTAAGCTCTTTAATTCAAAGGGTGCCTGAAATACCTAATTTTTCTGTGGTGCCTAGTCCTGGTTTTCAACAACAAGCTCCTGCCATTTTGGAATCAAGCGAAATCAAGTCTTTTCTGCGCTACGCTAGGGCGCAGTATGATTTTGTGGTCATTGACACTCCATCCCTTTCTAGCTGTAACGATGCCCTGTTACTAGAGCCTTTTGTGGATGGCATTGTCTTAGTTACTCACCCTGGTAAAAGTTTACGCAATCTTCTGGGTACAACCATTGATGATTTTATCGAGGAAGAATTACCCTTGGTGGGTGGTGTTATCAATAATGTCAACTTTGAGGGTTCATTGTTGGAAACAGAAGATGACGAATCTTCTATTTTTATGGGTGATGATGGAGATGATACTTCATCTATTTTCCAGAGTAGCGTTAATAGTCAGGAGGATGATTTCAGCGACCAAAGTTTTAACTAA
- a CDS encoding Protein of unknown function DUF2062 (PFAM: Uncharacterized protein conserved in bacteria (DUF2062)~COGs: COG3216 conserved hypothetical protein~InterPro IPR018639~KEGG: cyb:CYB_2148 hypothetical protein~PFAM: Protein of unknown function DUF2062~SPTR: Putative membrane protein): protein MLKNKSKSLKNIQQKLYFPLKKRKKTSWIKRYYKYFIWRIRHLQEQPKAIARGFAIGVFTGSFPFFGLQMIVALLLAIILKANKVTAMMGTWISNPFTYVPIFLFNYQIGTFILEKIFHIKLNYLDEFDSESWQNLADSGLEITITLLIGSFFVGLILSIIAYYFILIITKKENKTLQKYNSQEKNKC from the coding sequence ATGCTAAAAAATAAATCAAAGTCTTTGAAAAATATTCAACAAAAACTATATTTTCCTTTGAAAAAACGCAAAAAAACATCATGGATTAAACGTTATTATAAATATTTTATTTGGCGTATTCGTCATTTACAAGAACAACCAAAGGCGATCGCCCGTGGTTTTGCTATTGGTGTATTTACTGGTAGTTTTCCCTTTTTTGGCTTACAAATGATTGTTGCCCTATTATTGGCCATTATTTTGAAGGCAAATAAAGTTACAGCCATGATGGGAACTTGGATTAGTAACCCTTTTACCTACGTACCTATTTTTTTATTTAACTATCAAATAGGAACCTTTATTCTTGAAAAAATCTTTCATATTAAACTAAATTACTTAGATGAATTTGATTCAGAATCTTGGCAAAATTTAGCAGATTCGGGCTTAGAAATTACCATAACTCTTTTGATTGGTTCTTTTTTTGTGGGTTTAATACTGTCTATTATTGCTTATTATTTTATTTTAATTATTACCAAGAAAGAAAATAAAACTTTACAGAAATATAATTCTCAAGAAAAAAATAAATGCTAA
- a CDS encoding CheW domain protein (PFAM: CheW-like domain~InterPro IPR002545~KEGG: cyc:PCC7424_2779 CheW protein~PFAM: CheW domain protein~SMART: CheW domain protein~SPTR: CheW protein) — protein MNLANLSSPETKTAVTKIKLLSFPIGKLNVALHIDVVQKVVNFSTVYGSGLNHYGMATIEEEEITVVDLHKKFFNTPSTFKGEDKKYLLLAENSTGERFGIIVTETPSLYDVSIKDIRALPPSYRQADTFKIASHVTMIYEEEKQTTVFILDPDELVIPTKS, from the coding sequence ATGAATCTTGCCAATTTATCCTCCCCCGAAACAAAAACCGCTGTAACGAAAATTAAACTGCTCAGTTTTCCCATCGGTAAACTTAATGTTGCTCTCCATATTGATGTAGTCCAAAAAGTCGTTAATTTTTCTACCGTCTATGGTAGTGGTTTAAATCATTATGGCATGGCAACCATCGAAGAAGAAGAAATAACTGTAGTTGATTTACACAAAAAATTTTTCAATACCCCTAGCACTTTTAAGGGAGAAGACAAAAAATATTTACTCCTTGCAGAAAATAGTACAGGGGAAAGATTTGGCATCATCGTAACCGAAACCCCCAGTTTATATGATGTTTCTATCAAAGATATAAGGGCTTTGCCCCCATCCTATCGTCAAGCAGATACTTTTAAAATAGCCTCCCATGTAACTATGATTTACGAAGAGGAGAAACAAACAACAGTATTTATTCTTGATCCAGATGAATTAGTTATACCTACCAAGTCTTAA
- a CDS encoding hypothetical protein (KEGG: amr:AM1_3756 hypothetical protein~SPTR: Putative uncharacterized protein), producing MGEKQLEKLYHLEKKANKNLFVTGLLTFLFAPFGYLYTNRYWGAAITFIIFFAMVDDPDFEEVWGVIAVGGTIENIIAVRNARDKLAIASSKENKTLPFQPISSPVQNPQPSFPAKVNQPQNLELQILKALKQEGEMTLSDIVIATELSSSIIKETLLKLETEQLIYGYNRDGDGAVVYKNI from the coding sequence ATGGGTGAAAAACAATTAGAAAAACTATATCACCTCGAAAAAAAAGCGAATAAAAATCTTTTCGTCACAGGACTGTTAACTTTTTTATTTGCTCCCTTTGGCTATTTATATACTAACCGTTATTGGGGAGCCGCCATCACCTTTATCATTTTTTTCGCCATGGTAGACGACCCCGACTTTGAGGAAGTATGGGGGGTGATTGCTGTCGGTGGTACCATCGAAAATATTATTGCTGTTCGTAATGCTCGGGATAAATTGGCGATCGCATCTAGCAAAGAAAATAAAACCCTACCTTTCCAGCCCATATCCAGCCCCGTCCAAAATCCGCAACCCTCCTTTCCTGCAAAAGTTAATCAACCCCAAAACCTAGAACTTCAAATTTTAAAAGCCTTAAAACAAGAAGGAGAAATGACCCTTTCTGACATAGTCATAGCCACAGAGTTAAGCTCTAGCATTATCAAAGAAACATTACTCAAACTAGAAACAGAGCAGTTGATTTATGGGTACAATAGAGACGGTGACGGTGCAGTAGTTTACAAAAACATTTAA